A window of the Myxococcus fulvus genome harbors these coding sequences:
- a CDS encoding EscT/YscT/HrcT family type III secretion system export apparatus protein, with protein sequence MNLELVRSSLEALGPDAAVVALCCARLVPVAFLCPVLGGQATPPTVRLGLVLSLALFLRVEGGVELPAPVTSSWTLAGWLLRELAYGVSVGMVSALPFDAARMGGRFIDLLRGTSAEASLPVSGSRESATGEGLHQLLLGLVMSGAVAPLVFGAWVRGFGVVGLGAFVPTEAATLHVVVLAGGALATGLAVGAPMAAAMLTVDCFLAMASRAAPQLNLQELGAPLRILGGGAVLWLGTGVLCERLLAEVVSTGGALSVLGELAR encoded by the coding sequence ATGAACCTGGAGCTGGTTCGCTCGTCGTTGGAGGCGCTCGGGCCGGACGCCGCCGTGGTGGCGCTGTGCTGCGCGCGGCTCGTGCCCGTGGCCTTCCTGTGCCCCGTGTTGGGTGGACAGGCCACGCCGCCGACGGTGCGGTTGGGGCTGGTGCTGTCCCTGGCGTTGTTCCTCCGGGTGGAGGGCGGCGTGGAGCTGCCGGCGCCGGTGACGTCATCGTGGACGCTGGCGGGCTGGCTGCTGCGGGAGCTGGCCTATGGCGTGTCGGTGGGGATGGTCTCCGCGCTGCCGTTCGACGCGGCGCGGATGGGGGGAAGGTTCATCGACCTGTTGAGGGGCACGTCCGCGGAGGCGAGCCTGCCGGTGTCGGGGAGCCGCGAGTCCGCCACGGGCGAAGGGCTGCATCAGTTGCTCTTGGGGCTGGTGATGTCGGGCGCGGTGGCGCCGCTCGTGTTCGGAGCCTGGGTGCGTGGGTTCGGCGTGGTGGGCTTGGGGGCCTTCGTGCCGACGGAGGCCGCGACGCTGCACGTGGTCGTACTCGCGGGAGGGGCGCTGGCCACGGGGTTGGCGGTGGGCGCGCCGATGGCGGCGGCGATGTTGACGGTGGATTGCTTCCTGGCGATGGCGTCGCGCGCGGCGCCGCAGCTGAATCTGCAGGAGCTGGGAGCGCCGCTGCGCATCCTGGGGGGCGGCGCGGTGTTGTGGTTGGGGACGGGCGTGTTGTGTGAGCGATTGCTGGCGGAGGTCGTCTCCACGGGTGGGGCGCTCTCGGTGTTGGGGGAGCTGGCGCGATGA
- a CDS encoding flagellar biosynthetic protein FliQ — MTQDLLLSLGREALLLMVLASLPPVGASLLVGFLSGLFQATTQLQESTLSVVPKLCAAVFALVLAGPWIAAQLTRFTHQLLTLIAEVSV; from the coding sequence ATGACCCAGGACCTGTTGCTGTCGCTGGGCCGAGAGGCCTTGTTGTTGATGGTCCTCGCGTCGCTGCCGCCCGTCGGGGCCAGCCTGCTGGTGGGCTTCCTGTCGGGGCTCTTCCAGGCGACGACGCAGCTGCAGGAGAGCACGCTGTCGGTGGTGCCGAAGCTGTGCGCGGCGGTGTTCGCCCTGGTGCTCGCGGGGCCGTGGATTGCCGCCCAGCTCACGCGCTTCACCCATCAACTGCTGACGCTCATCGCCGAGGTCTCGGTATGA
- the sctR gene encoding type III secretion system export apparatus subunit SctR, producing MNGGLGWFVPVVAAASPEGLLGQQSYAGSPLSMMGMLALMSLLPFAVLMLTSFSKIAVVLSLARSAMGTQQAPPTLVLTGLAAVLTGHIMASVMERMYDAGQLAYQELESGSGARILDSAARVAQPLREFLVKHGSAEERARFVDLARELRPPEEAESVQETDLFVIIPAFVITELKEAFQIGFLVFLPFLVLDMVIANVLLALGMQTLSPSQVSLPFKILLFVAVDGWSLLARGLILGYR from the coding sequence ATGAACGGCGGACTGGGTTGGTTCGTGCCGGTGGTCGCCGCGGCATCCCCGGAAGGGCTGCTCGGTCAGCAGTCCTACGCGGGCAGTCCGCTGTCGATGATGGGGATGCTCGCGCTGATGTCCCTCTTGCCGTTCGCGGTGCTGATGCTGACGAGCTTCTCGAAGATCGCGGTGGTGTTGTCGCTGGCGCGCTCGGCCATGGGGACGCAGCAGGCGCCGCCGACGTTGGTGCTGACGGGGCTGGCGGCGGTGCTGACGGGCCACATCATGGCCTCGGTGATGGAGCGGATGTACGACGCGGGGCAGCTCGCCTACCAGGAACTCGAGTCCGGCTCCGGTGCGCGGATTCTCGACTCGGCCGCGCGGGTGGCGCAGCCCCTGCGCGAGTTCCTGGTGAAGCACGGCAGCGCCGAGGAGCGGGCCCGCTTCGTGGACCTGGCGCGTGAGCTGCGGCCACCGGAGGAGGCGGAGTCGGTCCAGGAGACGGACCTCTTCGTCATCATCCCGGCCTTCGTCATCACCGAGCTGAAGGAGGCCTTCCAGATTGGCTTCCTCGTCTTCCTCCCGTTCCTGGTGCTCGACATGGTCATCGCCAACGTGTTGCTCGCGCTGGGGATGCAGACGCTGTCGCCCAGCCAGGTGAGCCTGCCCTTCAAGATCCTCCTCTTCGTGGCCGTGGATGGCTGGTCGCTGCTCGCGCGCGGCCTCATCCTCGGATACCGGTGA
- a CDS encoding flagellar biosynthetic protein FliO, whose translation MNARRFSFSPRARVQVATLLVLALALLGPMGGMSMVSVARGVLLVGALGGLGWWWWRRGARGTSAASLERLKVVSRAGLSPRCGLALVEVEGRDFLVTFGDAFAHVHALPERRQAAPFVLAPARRPRPGRGMRRGMRS comes from the coding sequence ATGAATGCCCGTCGGTTCTCGTTCTCCCCTCGCGCTCGCGTGCAGGTCGCGACGCTCCTGGTGCTCGCGCTGGCCTTGCTGGGGCCGATGGGAGGGATGTCCATGGTCTCGGTGGCCCGGGGCGTGCTGCTCGTGGGCGCACTGGGTGGGCTTGGCTGGTGGTGGTGGCGACGGGGGGCGAGGGGGACGAGCGCGGCGAGCCTCGAGCGCTTGAAGGTCGTCTCCCGGGCGGGGCTGTCGCCACGGTGTGGTCTCGCGCTGGTGGAGGTGGAGGGGCGCGACTTCCTGGTGACCTTCGGGGATGCGTTCGCGCACGTGCATGCGCTGCCCGAGCGGAGACAGGCGGCTCCCTTCGTCCTGGCGCCGGCCCGTCGGCCTCGTCCGGGACGTGGGATGCGCAGGGGGATGCGGTCATGA
- the sctQ gene encoding type III secretion system cytoplasmic ring protein SctQ, whose product MNLDTEPSISPEPRRLRRLGARRMSRAHLVLAARPRVANQGRQALGDICEALGRELGCPVTAEARLLDAVVSPLGGLMRPAVFVLLELSAVGGVAVLELEPALAIAALERIAGSGGRAGVVTELSRLEDATLAYLVLVGLSAVRARSELYPVLAPRLVALTMRGEDIMARLRGRQPLVGVELRVTVGQVSAGARLLLPAPLLQSVFLEYPVERGASVAPEVLAASLELRCLVGRMPLTNQALDALAVGDVVVFEGVRRENGRLLGDGRLVGRGFSLAGTFQPQGFCLTRAQVRAPFPESNMQASNERSSDAMPPLPVDVEVELTRVLVPLSELAALKSGVVLPLHINASTPVLLRVGDRVVARAELVDIEGEVGARILALLP is encoded by the coding sequence ATGAACCTGGACACCGAGCCGTCGATTTCACCCGAGCCGCGCAGACTGCGCAGGCTGGGGGCACGCAGGATGAGCCGGGCGCACCTCGTGCTCGCCGCGCGTCCCCGTGTCGCGAACCAGGGGCGTCAGGCCTTGGGGGATATCTGCGAGGCGCTCGGCCGTGAGCTGGGGTGTCCCGTGACGGCCGAGGCCCGGTTGCTGGACGCGGTGGTCTCTCCTCTCGGTGGGCTGATGCGGCCGGCGGTCTTCGTCCTGTTGGAGCTGTCGGCGGTGGGCGGCGTGGCGGTGCTGGAGTTGGAGCCCGCGCTGGCCATCGCGGCGCTGGAGCGCATCGCGGGCTCGGGCGGCAGGGCGGGCGTGGTGACGGAGCTGTCCCGCCTGGAGGACGCGACGCTGGCGTACCTGGTGCTGGTGGGGCTCTCGGCGGTGCGTGCCCGCTCGGAGCTGTATCCAGTGCTGGCGCCGCGCCTGGTCGCATTGACGATGCGGGGCGAGGACATCATGGCCCGGCTGCGGGGCCGACAGCCCCTGGTGGGCGTGGAACTGCGTGTCACGGTGGGGCAGGTGAGCGCGGGAGCCCGGTTGTTGCTGCCGGCGCCGCTGCTCCAGAGCGTGTTCCTGGAGTACCCGGTGGAGCGCGGCGCGAGTGTCGCGCCCGAGGTGCTCGCCGCATCGCTCGAGCTGAGGTGCTTGGTGGGGCGCATGCCGCTCACGAACCAGGCGCTGGACGCGCTCGCGGTGGGGGACGTGGTGGTCTTCGAGGGAGTGCGCCGTGAGAACGGGCGCCTCCTGGGAGACGGCAGGCTGGTGGGCCGTGGCTTCTCGCTCGCGGGGACGTTCCAGCCCCAGGGCTTCTGTCTGACGCGCGCGCAGGTCCGCGCGCCTTTCCCGGAGTCGAACATGCAGGCATCGAATGAACGCAGCAGCGACGCAATGCCCCCGCTTCCCGTGGACGTGGAGGTGGAGCTGACGCGGGTGCTCGTTCCGCTCTCGGAGCTGGCGGCGTTGAAGTCGGGCGTGGTGCTGCCGCTGCACATCAACGCGAGCACGCCGGTGTTGTTGCGCGTGGGCGACCGGGTGGTGGCGCGCGCCGAGCTGGTGGACATCGAGGGCGAGGTCGGTGCCCGCATCCTGGCCCTGCTGCCGTGA
- a CDS encoding flagellar M-ring protein FliF translates to MSSTSRRWLAVLLLLGTAACRERIQHGLDERQANELQTVLIQRGVEARKVLEAGKKPSWSIEVMGDQSTEAVRVLAELGLPRPAAEVGCDVFGGSGLVRTPTEEGLCRVRVLERGLEKTLQSMEGVLLARVHLVVPPPPRPGVAPMPSKASAMVRVMPGQAARVRQGSEVLKALVAGGVEGLSTESVSLLVDEVPARGEVSAAQGLSSPLRLRVLLAVLGVLVTGLSGALVWVALRMRHFRELSAMPAAPPVPARPVLSPGATRKVA, encoded by the coding sequence ATGTCATCGACTTCCCGAAGGTGGCTCGCCGTCCTGTTGCTCCTGGGGACGGCGGCGTGTCGAGAGCGCATTCAACACGGACTGGATGAGCGGCAGGCGAACGAGCTCCAGACGGTGCTCATCCAGCGAGGGGTGGAGGCGCGCAAGGTCCTGGAGGCGGGCAAGAAGCCCTCGTGGTCCATCGAAGTCATGGGCGACCAGTCGACGGAGGCGGTGAGGGTGCTCGCGGAGCTGGGGTTGCCGAGGCCCGCGGCGGAGGTGGGCTGCGACGTCTTTGGTGGGAGCGGGCTGGTGCGCACGCCCACGGAGGAAGGGCTGTGCCGCGTGCGTGTGCTGGAGCGGGGCCTGGAGAAGACGCTCCAGTCCATGGAGGGGGTGCTGCTGGCGAGAGTCCATCTGGTGGTGCCCCCGCCGCCGCGTCCAGGTGTCGCGCCCATGCCGTCGAAGGCGTCGGCGATGGTGCGGGTGATGCCCGGTCAGGCGGCGAGGGTGCGGCAGGGCTCGGAGGTCCTGAAGGCGCTCGTGGCCGGAGGCGTGGAGGGGTTGTCCACCGAGTCGGTGTCGCTGTTGGTGGACGAGGTGCCCGCGAGGGGCGAGGTGTCCGCGGCGCAAGGCCTGTCCTCGCCGCTGCGTCTGCGGGTGTTGCTCGCGGTGCTCGGCGTGCTGGTGACGGGACTGTCGGGGGCCCTGGTGTGGGTCGCGCTGCGGATGCGGCACTTCCGGGAACTGAGCGCGATGCCCGCGGCTCCGCCCGTGCCCGCGCGGCCCGTGCTGTCGCCGGGTGCGACGCGCAAGGTCGCCTGA
- a CDS encoding ATP-dependent helicase HrpB codes for MSVDKVGAVGSPGLSPVEPGRERFGQVLEGARSPGRSEGPPVSVEGSTRPVGEASAGVVRVEGTGARASAGCARAQAGERVDSVQSAREQQAAQVVERVGQAQKRLDHIMGLAESGRDFSSAELLSLQAQVYRASQEIDLAGKVVEKATGGVKQVLQTQV; via the coding sequence ATGAGCGTGGACAAAGTGGGCGCCGTGGGGAGCCCGGGCCTGTCGCCCGTGGAGCCCGGGCGCGAGCGGTTCGGGCAAGTATTGGAGGGGGCCCGGAGCCCTGGGCGGAGCGAAGGGCCGCCCGTATCGGTGGAGGGTTCGACGCGTCCGGTGGGTGAGGCCTCCGCGGGCGTGGTCCGGGTCGAGGGCACGGGAGCCCGGGCTTCCGCGGGCTGCGCGCGGGCGCAGGCGGGCGAGCGGGTGGACTCGGTCCAGTCGGCGAGGGAGCAGCAGGCCGCGCAGGTGGTGGAGCGCGTGGGGCAGGCGCAGAAGCGACTGGACCACATCATGGGGCTGGCGGAGTCGGGCCGGGACTTCTCGTCGGCGGAGCTGCTGTCGCTGCAAGCGCAGGTCTATCGGGCGAGTCAGGAGATCGACCTCGCCGGCAAGGTCGTCGAGAAGGCGACCGGTGGCGTCAAGCAGGTCCTCCAGACGCAGGTTTGA
- a CDS encoding PilZ domain-containing protein, protein MQTSNGGPPIAERFHPRVEADIAVKVLLPGRAVMARARDVSMAGLFLLAHPGDSQRQLTLALPLPGDREIVTTCTIRRREANGVALEFGELDWDDLIALARFLHPRLP, encoded by the coding sequence ATGCAGACTTCCAATGGTGGCCCCCCCATCGCCGAGCGCTTCCACCCGCGCGTCGAGGCGGACATCGCCGTGAAGGTGCTCCTGCCAGGACGCGCCGTCATGGCCCGGGCCCGTGACGTGTCCATGGCGGGCCTGTTCCTCCTCGCCCACCCGGGCGATTCGCAGCGTCAGCTCACCCTCGCCCTGCCGCTGCCGGGGGACCGCGAAATCGTCACCACCTGCACCATCCGCCGCCGCGAGGCGAACGGCGTGGCGCTGGAGTTCGGCGAGCTGGACTGGGACGACCTCATCGCCCTGGCGCGCTTCCTCCACCCGCGCCTGCCCTGA
- a CDS encoding response regulator, translating to MVGMSQAPFHILLVEDEPVIRELVRSMLSDGTVDVVCAANGLEGLKLARSRTFHLILMDVVLPQLDGISACRILKSDPVTATVPLYMLTAKAKKSDMESATLAGADGYIHKPFRGAELMALVERLRMAPPRSEPA from the coding sequence ATGGTTGGCATGTCCCAGGCACCCTTTCACATCCTGCTCGTGGAAGATGAACCCGTCATCCGGGAGCTGGTGCGCTCGATGTTGAGCGACGGCACGGTGGACGTGGTGTGCGCGGCCAACGGGCTGGAGGGGCTGAAGCTGGCGCGCAGCCGCACCTTCCACCTCATCCTGATGGATGTCGTCCTGCCGCAGCTCGACGGCATCTCCGCGTGTCGCATCCTGAAGAGCGACCCCGTCACGGCGACGGTGCCGCTCTACATGCTCACCGCGAAGGCGAAGAAGTCGGACATGGAGAGCGCCACGCTGGCGGGCGCGGACGGCTACATCCACAAGCCCTTCCGAGGCGCGGAGCTGATGGCGCTGGTGGAGCGGCTGCGCATGGCGCCGCCCCGCTCGGAGCCGGCCTGA
- a CDS encoding tetratricopeptide repeat protein, translating to MGRDDFQCEHCGLLLDPEQASGEYVVTEPTIVRAMLSPPQRTRTMELPRPPPQKAAAHDLATARFTIPMDAQTVPRLRAGLDIALQPLHPFEAHIASFVDGALAVPQLALAARLPEIEVKVVLKVLLERGVVELRREPAPPPKRSLTAEMPVLDGSEFLEPEALGADEEPFTLWDEEVPTLSGESPALLMALGDEDGLTPLALGDEEPIEERPTRRDRPLNTPSHDESAKPSRDLRPGAAPSHDERAKPSRGLSPGAAPSPRGSASAALGEHPLPAGMARLPAAPPGIFPGTASPPPSRPGAFDGVAPTLAPRTEAFAEVDAASAPRSSSAAGAPAAAPSRPMAFDGAAPAHAPRPARSAGMAPAPASRLAAGMELPHASRSAVPPSAVVSSDEAPTMRSSHPQLGGASRVVHPASSTQPSRTPPPLGTLSGATTLPAVPFPGMMAPAPAEHATRPQRPSMPLDAPLPGAAPHSPEDLLQRAVRLERAGHVERAIEVLTKAIDRAPDAAALHSKLALILIHQRKDYAQAARLLERAVELEPGNTVFQQNLLKVTALSAANAGERKDRKPGLLARLTGRRG from the coding sequence GTGGGGCGAGACGACTTCCAGTGTGAGCACTGCGGGTTGCTCCTGGACCCGGAGCAGGCCAGCGGGGAGTACGTCGTCACCGAGCCCACCATCGTCCGGGCCATGCTCTCTCCGCCCCAGCGCACCCGGACCATGGAGCTGCCCCGGCCGCCGCCGCAGAAGGCCGCGGCCCATGACCTGGCCACCGCGCGCTTCACCATTCCCATGGATGCGCAGACGGTGCCGCGCCTGCGTGCCGGGTTGGATATCGCGCTGCAGCCGCTGCATCCCTTCGAGGCGCATATCGCGTCGTTCGTCGATGGCGCCCTCGCGGTGCCGCAGCTCGCGCTCGCGGCGCGGCTGCCCGAAATCGAGGTGAAGGTCGTCCTCAAGGTCCTGCTGGAGCGCGGCGTCGTGGAGCTGCGGCGCGAGCCGGCCCCGCCGCCGAAGCGCAGCCTCACGGCCGAGATGCCCGTGCTCGACGGCTCCGAATTCCTGGAGCCCGAGGCGCTCGGCGCGGACGAGGAGCCTTTCACCCTCTGGGACGAGGAGGTCCCCACCCTCTCGGGTGAGTCGCCCGCGCTGCTGATGGCCCTGGGTGACGAGGACGGCCTGACGCCCCTGGCGCTCGGCGACGAGGAGCCCATCGAGGAGCGTCCGACCCGACGCGACAGGCCCCTGAACACGCCCTCGCATGACGAGTCCGCGAAGCCCTCACGGGACCTGCGGCCCGGAGCCGCGCCCTCGCATGACGAACGCGCGAAGCCGTCACGGGGCTTGAGTCCCGGCGCAGCGCCCTCGCCCCGTGGGTCCGCGAGCGCTGCTCTCGGCGAGCACCCTCTGCCCGCCGGCATGGCGCGGCTGCCGGCCGCTCCGCCGGGCATATTCCCCGGAACGGCGTCCCCGCCTCCATCACGGCCAGGGGCCTTCGACGGAGTGGCGCCCACGCTTGCGCCGCGGACAGAGGCCTTCGCCGAAGTGGATGCCGCATCTGCTCCGCGCTCGTCCAGCGCCGCTGGAGCGCCCGCGGCGGCACCATCACGGCCCATGGCCTTCGACGGAGCAGCGCCCGCGCACGCTCCACGACCCGCGCGCTCCGCCGGGATGGCACCCGCGCCCGCGTCACGGCTCGCTGCCGGGATGGAGCTCCCGCACGCGTCGAGGTCCGCGGTCCCACCGAGTGCTGTCGTCTCCTCGGACGAAGCGCCCACGATGCGGAGCTCGCATCCGCAGTTGGGTGGCGCCTCGCGCGTGGTGCACCCAGCCTCTTCCACACAGCCCTCACGGACGCCACCGCCGCTCGGCACTCTCAGCGGCGCGACCACCCTGCCCGCCGTGCCCTTTCCCGGGATGATGGCCCCCGCGCCCGCCGAGCACGCCACGCGCCCCCAGCGGCCCTCGATGCCGCTGGATGCGCCGCTCCCCGGCGCGGCGCCTCATTCTCCCGAGGACCTCCTGCAACGCGCCGTGCGCCTGGAGCGCGCCGGACACGTCGAGCGCGCCATCGAGGTCCTCACCAAGGCCATCGACCGCGCGCCCGACGCCGCCGCGCTCCACAGCAAGCTGGCCCTCATCCTCATCCACCAGCGCAAGGACTACGCGCAGGCGGCGCGACTGCTGGAACGCGCAGTCGAGTTGGAGCCGGGCAACACCGTCTTCCAGCAGAACCTGTTGAAGGTGACGGCGCTCTCCGCGGCCAACGCCGGCGAGCGCAAGGACCGCAAGCCCGGCCTCCTCGCCCGACTTACCGGCAGACGCGGCTGA
- a CDS encoding aerotolerance regulator BatE, which translates to MSGYYSPEEAQDVFLKANEAYAREDYAAAQEGYEKLLSRGHGGADVLYNLGTTHLARGDLGRAVLALEQARKQGGRAPDLEANLAVARARQVDKVVGATAEEEFLPRVTAATDGNVVAWTFLGTWVGALLLVLVWRLLAPGRRTVVGILAVLLFAVALPSGVLLAAHAHVDDTVHEAVVLSPTLVARELPQPGARSIFEVHAGLKVRLLEETGRFVRIRLPNGLEGWAEREGVAEI; encoded by the coding sequence GTGAGCGGCTACTACTCGCCGGAAGAGGCGCAGGACGTCTTCCTCAAGGCCAACGAGGCCTACGCGCGCGAGGACTACGCCGCCGCGCAGGAGGGCTACGAGAAGCTCCTGTCCCGAGGCCACGGTGGGGCGGACGTGCTCTACAACCTGGGCACCACGCACCTGGCGCGCGGGGATTTGGGCCGGGCGGTGCTCGCGCTGGAGCAGGCCCGGAAGCAGGGAGGCCGCGCGCCGGACCTGGAGGCCAACCTGGCCGTGGCCCGAGCCCGGCAGGTGGACAAGGTGGTGGGCGCCACCGCGGAGGAGGAGTTCCTGCCGCGCGTGACGGCGGCCACGGACGGCAACGTGGTGGCGTGGACCTTCCTGGGCACGTGGGTGGGCGCGCTGTTGCTCGTGCTGGTGTGGCGGTTGCTCGCGCCAGGGCGTCGCACGGTGGTGGGCATCCTGGCGGTGCTGCTGTTCGCCGTGGCGCTTCCCTCGGGTGTCCTGCTGGCCGCGCACGCGCACGTGGATGACACGGTGCATGAAGCGGTGGTGCTGTCTCCCACCCTGGTGGCCCGGGAGCTGCCGCAGCCCGGCGCGCGCTCCATCTTCGAGGTGCATGCGGGGCTGAAGGTGCGCCTGCTCGAGGAGACGGGGCGCTTCGTGCGCATCCGGCTGCCCAACGGCCTGGAGGGCTGGGCCGAGCGCGAGGGCGTGGCTGAAATCTGA
- a CDS encoding BatD family protein: MRRTGSFGAGVVLAVLALLVSGPAWAAGLEFYQTVDRQEVGSEDAFRLTVVTADAPSDAKVRLPQSDDFEVLNSSRSTQRSVSWSGGGPANIQEVTKYVMVLRANRTGKLTIPPAEMTAGGKTHRTDSVQIVVMPGKLGPAPAQSGRNQQRLPDPFANFPSRLPDPFANDEEEDTPSIPRGDSDLFLRASLDRDQVYVGEQVTLSLYIYSRVDLTSVDAVTMPKLEGFWTEEVESPTQLSGEQKVVDGVPYRAYLLRRRALFPVKAGSLAISPAEADITTGFLFAGHRVHRVSNGLKVKVAPLPPGAPPGMSNANVGAWRLSTDVSTTSVELGQPVTVKVILEGTGNVKNVTPPKLTGPAALKIYDPTTTDKVAPQRNKVQGRRVVEYLVMPQRTGTFTLPALEFPFFDARARSYEVARTEPITLTVESAAGSPTSLPTSSAHVADAANEQKNVLTAGGLRPVRYQARFVAPSEPPWKRGFFVPLVLAPLGLLAGVALIGGLRGRLATRTESDKSRQQAKAARKRLVEAEKLQAGADAGAFYAEVEKALQGFLGARLGGPVIGLTRDVIGERMKAAGVADARRAQVLYVLEACDLGRYGGGGDAAARQKVMDAAVAAMEGWA, translated from the coding sequence ATGAGAAGGACTGGTAGCTTCGGCGCCGGGGTGGTGTTGGCCGTGCTGGCCCTGCTGGTCTCGGGGCCGGCGTGGGCGGCGGGCCTCGAGTTCTACCAGACGGTGGACCGGCAGGAGGTCGGCAGCGAGGACGCCTTCCGCCTCACGGTGGTGACGGCGGATGCGCCCTCGGACGCGAAGGTGCGGCTGCCGCAGTCGGACGACTTCGAGGTCCTCAACAGCTCGCGTAGCACCCAGCGCTCGGTGTCTTGGTCCGGCGGTGGTCCCGCCAACATCCAGGAGGTCACCAAGTACGTGATGGTGCTCCGGGCGAACCGGACGGGGAAGCTGACGATTCCGCCCGCGGAGATGACGGCGGGGGGCAAGACGCACCGCACGGACTCCGTGCAGATCGTCGTGATGCCGGGGAAGCTGGGGCCCGCGCCCGCGCAGTCGGGCCGCAATCAGCAGCGGCTGCCGGACCCGTTCGCGAACTTCCCCTCGCGCCTGCCGGACCCGTTCGCGAACGACGAGGAGGAGGACACGCCGAGCATCCCGCGGGGCGACTCGGACCTGTTCCTTCGCGCGAGCCTGGACCGGGACCAGGTCTACGTGGGCGAGCAGGTGACGCTGTCGCTCTACATCTACTCGCGCGTGGACCTCACCAGCGTGGACGCCGTCACCATGCCCAAGTTGGAGGGCTTCTGGACGGAGGAGGTGGAGAGCCCCACGCAGTTGTCGGGCGAGCAGAAGGTGGTGGATGGCGTGCCGTACCGCGCCTACCTGTTGCGCCGCCGCGCGCTCTTCCCGGTGAAGGCCGGCTCGCTGGCCATCTCTCCGGCGGAGGCGGACATCACCACGGGCTTCCTGTTCGCGGGCCACCGCGTGCACCGCGTGTCCAACGGGCTCAAGGTGAAGGTGGCGCCGCTGCCGCCCGGTGCGCCGCCGGGCATGTCCAACGCGAACGTGGGCGCGTGGCGGCTGTCCACGGACGTGTCGACGACGAGCGTGGAGCTGGGCCAGCCCGTCACGGTGAAGGTCATCCTGGAGGGCACGGGCAACGTGAAGAACGTCACCCCGCCGAAGCTCACCGGCCCCGCCGCGCTGAAAATCTATGACCCCACGACGACGGACAAGGTGGCGCCGCAGCGCAACAAGGTGCAGGGCCGCCGCGTGGTGGAGTACCTGGTGATGCCGCAGCGCACGGGCACCTTCACGCTGCCCGCGTTGGAGTTCCCCTTCTTCGACGCGCGCGCCCGCTCCTACGAGGTCGCGCGCACCGAGCCCATCACCCTCACGGTGGAGTCCGCGGCGGGCAGCCCCACGTCGCTGCCCACGTCCTCCGCGCACGTGGCGGACGCGGCCAATGAGCAGAAGAACGTGCTGACGGCGGGAGGCCTCAGGCCGGTGCGCTACCAGGCGCGCTTCGTCGCGCCGTCCGAGCCGCCGTGGAAGCGCGGCTTCTTCGTTCCGCTGGTGCTGGCGCCGCTGGGGTTGCTCGCGGGCGTGGCGCTCATCGGCGGACTGCGAGGCCGGCTGGCGACGCGCACCGAGTCGGACAAGAGCCGTCAGCAGGCGAAGGCCGCGCGCAAGCGACTGGTGGAGGCGGAGAAGCTCCAGGCTGGCGCGGACGCGGGGGCCTTCTACGCCGAGGTGGAGAAGGCGCTGCAGGGCTTCCTGGGCGCGAGGCTGGGCGGGCCCGTCATCGGCCTCACCCGGGATGTCATCGGCGAGCGCATGAAGGCCGCGGGCGTGGCGGACGCGCGACGCGCGCAGGTGCTGTACGTGCTGGAGGCGTGCGACCTGGGCCGCTACGGCGGCGGTGGTGACGCGGCGGCGCGGCAGAAGGTGATGGACGCGGCGGTGGCGGCCATGGAGGGCTGGGCGTGA